The Nitrospinota bacterium genomic interval CAGTTGAATCAAAGTTCCTCCGGAAAAATCAATGCCGAATTTTAATCCACCTTGCACACCAACCGATATCAAGCTGGCAAGGATAAGAATTCCTGAAAAAATCAGGGCGGCACGCATTTTCCCCATGAAATCGATTTCAGTGGGTCGCTTAAATATTTCCATAATAATTCTTCATAGGTTTAAACAGGAGGTTCCTGATTTCACTGGGGACCCTCAAATGCTCAAACGGGTTATTTTTTTCCGGCTCATCGCGCTGTCAAACATAGCGTGGCTGACGAAAACTGCGGTGAACATACTCGCGGCAATGCCGATACACAAGGTAATGGCAAAGCCCTTGATCGGCCCTGTGCCGAACTGGAACAACACGACGGCGGCAATGAATGTTGTTATATTTGCATCCACAATCGTCCGGAAGGCTTTGGCAAACCCTGCATCAATAGCAGCGCGAACGGTTTTTCCAAGGCGTATCTCCTCGCGAATGCGCTCAAAGATAAGCACATTGGCATCGATGGCCATGCCCACGGTCAATATAATGCCAGCAATTCCAGGCAGGGTGAGCGCCGCGCCAAAATAGGCTAACGCTCCCACCAGTATCACTATGTTTAAAAACAGAGCGGTCACCGCCACCATACCCGACAGCTTGTAATAAATGATGATAAAGACGAGCACCAAAATGCCGCCCAGAATGATCGAGCTGATGCCTTTATCAATCGAATCTTTTCCGAGGGAAGGTCCTACTGTGCGGTTTTCAAGGATCACAACCGGAGCAGGTAGGGCTCCCGCTCGCAAGATGATCGCCAGATCGCGCGCTTCTTCAGTGGTAAAACGCCCGGTGATCTGGGCGCGACCCCCGGAAATTTCATCCTGAATCACGGGTGCGGAATACACATTGTTGTCGAGAACGATGGCCAGCCGTTTCTTGACGTTCTCGCGGGTGATTTGTTTAAAGATCGATGCCCCGACTCGGTCAAAGGTGATGGCCACATAAGGTTCATTATAGTCCTGGTCATAACGGACTTCTGCGCTGGTCAGGGTTTCGCCAGTCAAAATGGTGCGTTTTTTTAACAGATAAGGCTCCTGCTTAACCTCTCCTGTCTCTTTGTTTTCCCGACGCTGATAGAGAATCTCATCTTCTTCAGGGAGATCGCCCTGAATCGCCGCCTCGACACTGCGGCCCTCGTCCACGAGCTTAAACTCCAGGCGGGCGGTTTTGCCGATAAGATTGATGGCCCGTTTCGGGTCCTTGACGCCGGGCAACTGGATCAGAATGCGATCTTCCCCTTGGGCCTGAATCGTGGGTTCGGACACTCCAAATTGATCCACCCGGTTACGGATAGTTTCCAACCCCTGATTAACGGCATTTTTACGAATTTTATCTGCCTGCCCCTCGGTCAACTGAAAATTCAGAGCCAGACCGTCTGGAGAAACCTCTTTTTTCTCCAAAAAAGGATAGCCATCCATGATCTTTTGCACCTGGGGCTGGTCCACAGCATCGACCAGATAGACCGTGACCCGTCGGCCCTCCAGTTTCGATGAGACCTTCTCGATTTCGATGTCTTCGTTCTCCGCATCGCGTTTGATATCGTCCGCCATACGTTCCAGGCTGGCCTCAACCGCTTTTTCGACCTGAACTTCCAGCATCAGATGCATCCCTCCCTGCAAATCCAACCCCAACGCAATCTTTTCCTTTATGGGATAGGACAGCCATACGGCTCCCAGAACAACTGCCAGAATCAGGGGAATCTTCCACTTAAGGTCTTTATACATTTATCACTTTCCTTCGGTTTTTAGGGCGGCGATAGACGTCCGGTTGATTTTTATTTTTACGTTGTCAGCAATCTGAAGCATGACCGTGTCGTCTTTGATTTTTTTTATCGAGCCATGAATGCCACTCAGGGTCACGACATTGTCGCCCTCTTTAAGATCGTCCAGTAATTTTTGGACCTCTTTCTGTTTTTTCTGCTGAGGCCGGATCAGGATGAAATAAAAGATGGCAAACATCATAATCATCGGCGGCAAAAGCGTCAAAAAGCCACCGCCCGCCCCATCCGCACCTTCTGGAGGAGGTGACATTGCAAATACGACATCAAGCATAAAATGATTCCCTATTTATAGTGGATTCGATTATTCAAGGTATGACAGCCCTGGCTATCTTATCGTCAGACTGTGCCGGGAATATGGACAACTATTGTACAGAATTTCAAACTCTTATCAAGAGAACTCCGTGGGAAAAACCAAGTCCGGTTGAAAGCCCTGCTTCTATCAAATCTATAGAGGCTTGTCAAGATAACCCGAACAGCCCAAGAAAATCACTAATAAAATTTCTGCTCCACGGTTGCTTCCTGGGTCAGTTCGCGGTACAAACGGTGAAATTCTTCGGTTGTGAGCTTGCTATCCCTCAGTGCCGCCAGTTGATCTGGAGTGATTGGTGTTTCAGATTTATCATCCCAGGCGGAAGTCGCGATGGCGACGTAGTTCGGAGGGTTGAGACGCTGGTGGATCAACCCGTTAATTTCATCATTATATTCCAACGCCAGGTCGATTGCCCTCCGGGCATCTTCGGCGCTCAAACCACTGCCGAGTGCGATATTTGTCGGCGGGTGCCCCCCTTTTGGCTTCCAATACTGGATGGTATTTCTTAAAACTTTTATGGATTTGGATTCAAGGGTTCCCTGCAATTCTTTTTTGCGCTTTTTCTGGTTATGACCTAACCAGATCTCTATGGTGCAAATGGTGGTGATCGAAGTGTCGCAACTGGATGCAGCAGAAACCAATGCCGGTGATGACGGCATCCCCGTTAGAAAAAAAACCACCAATAAACTACAAATTAATTTACTCATGAAACCCTCACTCCTTCCAGATTAGAAATTCCGTATTTATAAACCAATTACCAAACCGGATGCGTCAGATATAGCTATTTTGCAAATAAAATAACATTTTAGCCCCTCATCTTCGATCAGAATTCTATAAAAATCAACTATTCCATACAAAACAGGAAATTTTATCCCCAAACCTTAAAGTTATTACTTTTAATTCCGATATGCCAATTAAGTTTTGGTTTAATTAATCCAGGAGATTTATTCATGAGTTCCATAGGTAATGTGAGCGCAGCATCTCATCAAATTCCAGCCGCCACCACTGGCAAGGCACAGTCCGCCCAGAAACAGGAAGGACAGGCGGCTCTTAATTCAGCCGAATCGACAACTCACGCCACCCAAGCAACTACTTCCAGCGGCCCCAAAGCCACGGGAAACATTGTTGATACCACAGTTTAATAACGCTTCCTATCCCTGAGTTCTGTAATTGAGCAGGACTCAGGGACTTCGTCTTCCAGCTTAAGACATCGCTCGTAATGAGATACCAAAGGTCCGTGATTTATTCCAGGACCAGGGTTTGCAGGTTCGAAAAGTTCTCGCTCTCCTTCAGGAGTTTCTTCCCTTCTTCCGTCAGGGAATTTCCAAAAACCTCCAGATATTTTAATCCCGTCAAGGTCTGACTTTCAGCCAGGGCCTTGGCTCCGTCATCCCCCATCTGGTTTTGCGCCAGGTCCAGGGAATCCAAACTCACCAGATTGATGGACTGGGCCAGTTCCTTAGCACCTTCCGATCCTATTTTATTTTTCCACAAATTGAGTATCGACAGGTGCGAGAATACCGGAGATTTTGCGATGGACTTCGCACCCTCATCACCAATGTCATTGCGCTCCAGATGCAGGACTTTCAGCCCGGTAATGACTTTTGAATCGGCCAGGGCCTTGATCCCCGCATCGGTGATTTCATTTCTCTCCAGATTCAATTCCTGCAACCCCACCAGTTCTTCACATTCGGCCAGATATTTCAACCCTGCATCGCCAATGTATTTGAGCCTGAGGTCGAGCACCGTTCCTGCCCGGGTCAGATGCTTTTTGACCAGAACTTCCACAGGTTCGTCATTAAAAGGTTTATTCATATTTGAGACCCTTTTTTCTTTTAGTTTGGAAGAGCTGTCAGCACAGACTGTCCGGGCCGTTCCGGATTCTAATCTGACGCAAGGTTTTATTGTATAAACCTTTATTCCATTGTCAACCGGCAAGGTGATGGAATTTGGCTTCCGAACAGGGAACCGGCCTTTTTAATTTGCCAAACAGGGCCTTAAATTCTAAGATTATACTGCGAATACCGCCCTATCCCTTTGAATTGAAAACCTGTCATGCAAGAAAAAGAGTCCTTTTCCTACGATCCTGAAGTTCTATCCAAGGTCTCCTCCTTGAAAATGCGGGCGCTGAATCTGGTGGAGGGGTTGCTGTCCGGCCAACACAGAAGCCGCCATAAGGGGTCAAGCGTCGAGTTTGCAGAATATAAGGATTACTCTCCCGGCGATGAAATTCGCCACATCGACTGGAAAGTGGTGGGCAAGACCGACAAATATCATGTGAAGCAGTTCGAGCAGTCCACCAACCTCAAATGCACCATTTTGCTCGATTGCAGTGGGTCGATGGGCTATGAGTCCCCGAATCAAACGGACCTCACCAAAATGGATTACGCCCGGACTCTGGTGGCCTCCCTGTCCTGTCTGCTTTTGAAACAATTTGATGCGGTGGGGCTGGCGTTATTTAACGATCAAGTCATTCAACACATTCCGCCCCGGTCCAAGACCTCGCACCTGCAACACATCCTGCACGGGCTTGCCACCCTGGAACCCGGAGGGACCACGCGCATCGACACGGTGGTCGGCAAGCTGGTGGAACGTTTGCAAAGCCGCGGCATGCTGATTCTGGTTTCCGATCTTCTGGCCAAAGAGGACGATATCCACAAAGATCTCAAGCTTCTGGTTTCGCGGGGGCTGGAAGTGGTGCTCTTTCACGTTCTCCATCCAGACGAAGTGTCGCTTCCTTTTGAAGGAGATATTGTTTTTGAATCGCTGGAA includes:
- the yajC gene encoding preprotein translocase subunit YajC, which translates into the protein MLDVVFAMSPPPEGADGAGGGFLTLLPPMIMMFAIFYFILIRPQQKKQKEVQKLLDDLKEGDNVVTLSGIHGSIKKIKDDTVMLQIADNVKIKINRTSIAALKTEGK
- the secD gene encoding protein translocase subunit SecD, whose amino-acid sequence is MYKDLKWKIPLILAVVLGAVWLSYPIKEKIALGLDLQGGMHLMLEVQVEKAVEASLERMADDIKRDAENEDIEIEKVSSKLEGRRVTVYLVDAVDQPQVQKIMDGYPFLEKKEVSPDGLALNFQLTEGQADKIRKNAVNQGLETIRNRVDQFGVSEPTIQAQGEDRILIQLPGVKDPKRAINLIGKTARLEFKLVDEGRSVEAAIQGDLPEEDEILYQRRENKETGEVKQEPYLLKKRTILTGETLTSAEVRYDQDYNEPYVAITFDRVGASIFKQITRENVKKRLAIVLDNNVYSAPVIQDEISGGRAQITGRFTTEEARDLAIILRAGALPAPVVILENRTVGPSLGKDSIDKGISSIILGGILVLVFIIIYYKLSGMVAVTALFLNIVILVGALAYFGAALTLPGIAGIILTVGMAIDANVLIFERIREEIRLGKTVRAAIDAGFAKAFRTIVDANITTFIAAVVLFQFGTGPIKGFAITLCIGIAASMFTAVFVSHAMFDSAMSRKKITRLSI
- a CDS encoding DUF58 domain-containing protein; the encoded protein is MQEKESFSYDPEVLSKVSSLKMRALNLVEGLLSGQHRSRHKGSSVEFAEYKDYSPGDEIRHIDWKVVGKTDKYHVKQFEQSTNLKCTILLDCSGSMGYESPNQTDLTKMDYARTLVASLSCLLLKQFDAVGLALFNDQVIQHIPPRSKTSHLQHILHGLATLEPGGTTRIDTVVGKLVERLQSRGMLILVSDLLAKEDDIHKDLKLLVSRGLEVVLFHVLHPDEVSLPFEGDIVFESLEDDPDIGLDPQDVREEYQQAIQSQIESYRSLCLGLRVDYVFLETTTPLEQALSYYLLKRQSLGKV